From a region of the Chthonomonas sp. genome:
- a CDS encoding 50S ribosomal protein L9, whose product MKVILRQTVPNLGKADQIVTVKDGYARNYLFPRGLATVADRSQIKALEIRNTRLADKIAANKAQAEDLKTKIEGTEVRLEGKVGKDSGKLFGAITAQDIADALKKATGVTVEKKQVGLLEPIKRLGTQRLSIDLHRDVDAHITVVVFDPEAPVEAPAATEVAATDDVAAEPEAEAVEA is encoded by the coding sequence ATGAAAGTAATTCTCAGACAGACAGTTCCAAATCTCGGCAAAGCCGACCAAATCGTGACCGTCAAGGACGGATACGCACGCAATTACCTCTTCCCGCGCGGCCTCGCCACCGTTGCCGATCGCTCGCAGATCAAAGCGCTCGAAATTCGAAACACCCGGCTAGCGGACAAGATCGCCGCGAACAAGGCCCAAGCCGAAGACCTCAAGACCAAGATCGAAGGCACCGAAGTGCGACTCGAAGGCAAGGTCGGCAAGGACTCCGGCAAGTTGTTCGGCGCAATCACCGCGCAGGACATCGCCGACGCTCTCAAGAAGGCCACTGGTGTGACCGTCGAGAAGAAGCAGGTTGGTCTGCTCGAGCCAATCAAGCGGCTCGGCACCCAGCGACTTTCGATCGATCTGCACCGCGATGTCGATGCCCACATCACGGTCGTTGTGTTCGACCCCGAAGCCCCGGTTGAGGCACCTGCCGCTACGGAAGTTGCTGCAACCGATGATGTTGCGGCCGAACCGGAAGCGGAAGCCGTCG
- a CDS encoding MCE family protein, with the protein MQSASKVGTLVLVFGGLMLGSYAILQRSIFAPKSDQYFAEFADAGGVTVGARVLLAGVNIGSVSKVELVGGNRAKLTLDVAQGTQIPQGTVAVLPTALIGIGDRQIELTPPVKTGGYLTSGATLIGSMKSPLDAFAPDSGTTVAAMEQTLKSATKTMDAMTKLLSDQSLKSDVQALMQQSAATAAAFGKLAARFDQTLSQNQAAIREMMRNGSAISGDLAQMSRKFSSYVQSGKLQGGVDALMEQMNGALTEGRGLVADMRKAMNDPAVQDNIKGILANANTMSKTGTEIAENAKILTGKGVDFADEATSLMKKANKLADEASDLFAELKKKIIGGGASGLTGALRKIELSADAHRESKPDRWRTDLGVKIPISSKENVHFGLWDAFESNKLNLQLGSPFGKNGELRYGVYASKPGAGINMPLGNSMALRGDVFGVNRTRFDARLEYKFTKNAVGWVGADRIFDRNTLSVGFGIRR; encoded by the coding sequence ATGCAAAGCGCATCGAAGGTCGGCACGTTGGTCCTGGTTTTCGGGGGGCTCATGCTCGGGTCGTACGCGATCCTGCAGCGGAGCATCTTCGCGCCAAAGAGCGATCAGTACTTCGCCGAGTTCGCCGATGCGGGCGGAGTGACCGTCGGCGCACGAGTCCTGCTCGCGGGGGTGAACATCGGGAGCGTCTCAAAGGTTGAGCTCGTCGGCGGCAACCGCGCCAAGCTCACCCTGGACGTCGCGCAAGGCACGCAGATTCCCCAAGGCACCGTGGCCGTGCTCCCCACCGCGCTCATCGGCATCGGCGATCGCCAGATCGAACTGACACCACCTGTGAAGACCGGCGGATACCTAACAAGCGGGGCCACCCTAATTGGATCAATGAAGTCGCCGCTCGATGCATTTGCCCCGGACAGCGGCACCACCGTGGCGGCCATGGAGCAGACCCTCAAGAGCGCGACCAAGACCATGGATGCCATGACCAAGCTCCTGTCAGACCAGTCACTCAAATCGGACGTTCAGGCGCTCATGCAGCAGAGCGCTGCGACCGCTGCCGCCTTTGGCAAGCTTGCCGCACGCTTTGACCAGACCCTTTCGCAGAATCAAGCCGCCATTCGCGAGATGATGCGCAACGGATCGGCCATCAGCGGCGACCTCGCGCAAATGAGCCGCAAGTTCTCAAGCTACGTTCAGAGCGGCAAGCTCCAAGGCGGCGTGGACGCCCTCATGGAGCAGATGAATGGCGCGCTCACCGAGGGCCGCGGACTGGTCGCCGATATGCGCAAGGCAATGAACGACCCCGCCGTCCAAGACAACATAAAAGGGATCCTCGCCAACGCGAACACGATGAGCAAGACCGGGACCGAGATCGCCGAGAACGCGAAGATTCTGACCGGCAAGGGAGTCGATTTTGCCGATGAAGCGACCTCGCTGATGAAGAAGGCAAACAAGCTTGCCGATGAGGCGAGCGACCTCTTCGCCGAGCTCAAGAAGAAGATCATCGGCGGCGGAGCGTCCGGCCTGACCGGTGCCCTGCGCAAGATCGAGCTCAGCGCGGACGCCCACCGCGAGAGCAAACCGGACCGGTGGCGAACCGACCTCGGCGTCAAGATCCCAATCAGTTCCAAGGAAAACGTTCACTTCGGCCTGTGGGACGCATTCGAGTCTAACAAACTCAACCTGCAACTCGGCTCCCCCTTCGGCAAGAATGGCGAACTGCGCTACGGCGTCTACGCCAGCAAGCCTGGCGCGGGAATCAACATGCCGCTGGGCAACTCGATGGCGTTACGCGGAGACGTCTTCGGGGTGAACCGCACGCGGTTCGATGCCCGGCTTGAATACAAATTCACCAAGAACGCCGTCGGCTGGGTCGGAGCAGATCGCATCTTCGACCGGAACACCCTCAGCGTTGGATTTGGAATTCGGCGCTAG